In the genome of Candidatus Electrothrix rattekaaiensis, the window TTCAAAAAGTTCAGAAGCGATCTCCAGTACATCGCCCTTAATTATTTCTAAATTGATATCGTAGAGTTGTTCAAGCTGCCCCCCTATCTCAGCAAGAGAACGTGCCCCGTCAAGTGACTCCCAAATAAACGCCCCAGTCTCATTCAAAGAATAGAGATTATCCATAGAAGCAAGCTCTCCTGAAATCGGAACAAGCAGTGTTTCATCCATCACCTTCCGAGTAACAATATTATCCGCCTTTTTAAGTACCATGTCAAGCTGCACAACACCCTCTCATTATTTCAATTTCATTAAAAATGGAATCACCCCCTTCCGGGGGTGATTCCTTTAATAACTATTCAGGGTAAAGACCCAACCTGTTATTTATTCGCGCTTTTTACTGGTACATCACCGGAATATGCGCAGCAGGATCACCCAGCAAATTATAGATATCAAGCGTATAGCGCTTTTCTCCTTGTTTGACATTGAAATAATGTTGCTTAGCCTGAACAACAGCATCGCCGAACCTATACGTCTCAGAATCAGATAAACTTCGGTAAAATCCTTCTGACAAGATGTCTGCAAGGTAATTACGGGATAGGCCGGTAGCTCCAAAGAAACCAACAGCCGCACCGCCCGGTTGCAAGACAGCACTCTCGCCTACACTGTTCATGGCCGGATAACCGAAGCTTGCAGAAGAGCAGGCCATACTGACCATCAACACAGGTGAAGTGAGATCAGTCATGGACTCAATTCCACTTGATGACATCAGAGAACTATTTGCCCCGTAACCTATCCAAGAACTGTGACCTGTATAGTGCAGAATATTAGTCCCCTGCTGAAGAGTGCTAGTAATCCCGTTTTTAACTCCTGAATACCCAAGACTATCAGCATCAAGCCTATTCACTTGAAAATATTTCGAAACAAGAGCATCTACCTGATTGGTACTGGACATAAAATCGCCTGCCAACGGGTCACTCTTGTCTGTTACTAGCGTCACTACTCGATTTCCTTTCAGCAATGCATGCTCATAATCAATGATTTTATCAAAATATGAGTTCAATTCAGCATTGTCAACGACGGGTATCCGGCCAATGGAAAATTCTGGAACTCCATCATCACCAACAACATCCGCCAGTGCATTGTCACTGGGATAAAAGCCGTCAGGGGTGGAAACTAACATACTGGGCAGCCGAGAGGCCCCATACCCTAGATAATCTTTATAATCGTAGGAACCGTCTCCGATCAAAGCCACATATCCAGGAACCTGCGCCCAGTTTTTATAGACATACGACAAGAAATCACGCACCGCCTCCGGTGCGGCTAGGCCATGACTGAACTCGTCCTGCACGTCCTCAATATCAATGAGCATTACCGTCATCCCCTCGCCTGCCCGATGATCAGCAAGCTTCTGAGCGGATTTCATCAGATCCAACGAAGTGATGATCAGATAGTCTGCCCGATTATTGGCACTGCGCAACTGCGAGGGACTGTCAACCGTCATATCGCTAGCAACACTTGTACCAATATTTTCGGTGACAAAATATTTATGCCCCGGTTCTGTCAACACGGTGACCGTATACTCACCAGCCTTATTCTTGTCGAGCAAGGTTTTTACCCGCTGTACGGAGTTCGAATCCGTAATATCCAACGCCAACACATTAGCACTCTTAAAACCTTTTACAGTCACTCTGTCATAATCGGTATTAGCCAAGAACAGCTCTCCGTTAACAGCCTCATAGCTGCGCTGGTACTCCACCTCGATGGAATCAAGGAAAACCATTGAATAGGCAACACCGGTGTTCAAATGAGATACTATGCGCACCTCATTAGTCCCCTCCTGGAGCAATTCAGCCGCGACCTCGCCCCTGAACCGGTAATCACCCTCCTCGGACCATTCCGCC includes:
- a CDS encoding PqqD family protein; amino-acid sequence: MVLKKADNIVTRKVMDETLLVPISGELASMDNLYSLNETGAFIWESLDGARSLAEIGGQLEQLYDINLEIIKGDVLEIASELFEAGLIVETVGH